In a genomic window of Mucilaginibacter sp. KACC 22063:
- a CDS encoding response regulator transcription factor: protein MNQEIKIALVEDDENLRFLVAERLTSEGYKVLEASNGDDAEKMIMAENPDIVLLDWMLPGKQGSEVCEGIRKSGFEKLVIMMTAKAQDLDKIEAYNFGVSDYITKPFNMDVLVAMIDSKIKFQLNNDKPETYRFAGMEHHPNTHLLIKDGKKIELTILENRILLYFLKNRNKVINREELMMEVWGYNTDVNTRTLDMHIVRLRKKIEDNPDSPQYLQTVRGIGYKFAND from the coding sequence ATGAATCAGGAAATAAAAATCGCGCTTGTTGAGGATGATGAAAATTTACGCTTTCTGGTAGCAGAACGTTTAACATCAGAAGGATATAAAGTACTGGAAGCATCAAATGGGGATGATGCAGAAAAAATGATCATGGCAGAAAATCCGGACATTGTACTGCTCGATTGGATGCTGCCCGGTAAACAAGGCTCTGAAGTTTGTGAAGGCATCCGTAAAAGCGGTTTTGAAAAGCTGGTGATTATGATGACCGCCAAAGCACAGGACCTGGATAAGATAGAAGCTTATAATTTTGGTGTTTCTGACTACATCACCAAGCCATTTAATATGGATGTGCTGGTTGCCATGATTGACAGCAAGATCAAATTCCAGCTGAATAATGATAAGCCCGAGACTTATCGTTTTGCAGGTATGGAGCACCATCCTAATACCCACCTTTTAATAAAGGATGGCAAAAAGATAGAGCTTACCATATTGGAAAACCGTATCCTGTTATATTTCCTTAAAAACCGCAACAAGGTAATTAACCGCGAAGAACTGATGATGGAAGTTTGGGGTTATAATACCGATGTAAATACCCGTACGCTGGATATGCACATTGTTAGGTTACGCAAAAAAATTGAGGATAATCCGGATTCGCCACAATACCTGCAAACCGTAAGGGGCATAGGTTATAAGTTCGCTAACGATTAA
- a CDS encoding sensor histidine kinase — protein sequence MKPAQQGYRKNFLLIIFFFILVSVLLVAGLIIAHYFTSKYVENEFTSKKIDVLEQTLKPYNDLYLNKVYEITSYQGFLDSSSAGKYSASVFKDYPFVKRTFFYNIQIGQRPANKKRRLGISLKNVYEYVYRQGKVVGTKRPVIEDADFRQMAEKFRSYVLQADTSMLPNQDEVFRTFYDIKPDKISYLNIPRREEIKAYKAMQQGTRPSSFYPQNMMTFYLDPYALQVKNTHPELYQHISIKPVVYYPLDAENQGYVTELAFPGAFSDFKLYFSSKPDYLQGEINRRFMPTAAIVLLVYLFLLLIGWLIYRNLSINLRLFKLQYDFINNFTHEFKTPVSVIKIAGSNLRSENELTERQRKHYGRILDEEADRLNELMNKLLSFTQIENRSIRLKKEEINIEEFVKGFIETFRIKYPDFKMDYSVDKVYNFYSDPVLLGSLFQNLIENAYKYSNPHHKELFINVTHEKRDIVFTFIDKGIGIPKNEIKNIFKKFYRIENKYNQNGSVGLGLAFCKELANFMNGDITVKSEVNHGSEFTVTLPYEN from the coding sequence ATGAAACCAGCACAGCAGGGCTACCGGAAAAACTTTTTACTCATCATCTTTTTCTTTATACTGGTATCCGTATTACTGGTTGCAGGGCTTATTATAGCGCATTACTTTACCTCTAAATATGTAGAAAACGAGTTTACCTCCAAAAAGATCGACGTTTTGGAGCAAACGCTTAAACCTTATAATGACCTGTATCTGAATAAGGTTTACGAAATCACTTCTTACCAGGGTTTCCTTGATTCATCTTCTGCGGGTAAGTATTCGGCTTCGGTGTTTAAAGATTATCCGTTTGTAAAACGTACTTTCTTTTACAATATCCAGATCGGCCAGCGCCCGGCGAACAAAAAGCGGCGTTTGGGTATCTCACTTAAAAATGTTTATGAGTATGTTTATCGGCAGGGTAAAGTAGTTGGCACAAAAAGGCCTGTTATTGAAGACGCCGATTTCAGGCAGATGGCAGAAAAGTTCAGGAGTTATGTGCTACAGGCAGATACTTCCATGCTGCCTAACCAGGATGAGGTATTCAGGACCTTTTATGATATTAAGCCTGATAAGATCAGTTATTTAAACATACCTCGCCGCGAGGAAATAAAGGCATACAAGGCTATGCAGCAGGGTACAAGGCCGTCGTCATTTTATCCGCAAAATATGATGACCTTTTACCTTGATCCATACGCTTTACAAGTTAAAAATACCCATCCCGAACTTTACCAGCATATCAGTATTAAGCCGGTGGTCTATTATCCGCTCGATGCAGAAAATCAGGGCTATGTGACGGAACTGGCGTTCCCGGGTGCATTCTCAGATTTTAAACTGTATTTCAGTTCAAAGCCCGATTATTTGCAGGGAGAGATCAATCGCAGGTTTATGCCTACAGCTGCCATTGTGCTGCTGGTGTATTTGTTCCTGTTGCTGATCGGCTGGCTTATTTACCGCAACCTAAGTATCAATTTACGACTGTTTAAACTGCAGTACGACTTTATAAACAACTTTACCCACGAATTTAAAACGCCGGTAAGTGTGATAAAAATTGCCGGATCGAACTTGCGCAGCGAAAATGAACTTACCGAAAGGCAGCGCAAGCATTACGGCCGTATATTGGACGAGGAAGCCGACCGCCTGAATGAACTGATGAATAAATTGTTATCATTTACGCAGATTGAAAACCGGTCGATCAGGTTAAAAAAAGAAGAGATAAATATTGAAGAGTTTGTAAAAGGATTTATCGAAACATTCAGAATAAAATATCCGGACTTTAAAATGGACTATAGCGTAGATAAGGTCTACAACTTTTATTCGGACCCGGTGCTGCTGGGCAGCTTGTTCCAAAACCTGATTGAAAACGCTTATAAGTATTCAAACCCCCACCATAAAGAACTTTTTATAAATGTTACACACGAAAAGCGCGACATTGTGTTTACATTTATTGATAAAGGAATAGGGATACCTAAAAACGAGATCAAAAATATTTTTAAGAAGTTTTACCGGATAGAAAATAAATATAACCAAAATGGCAGCGTCGGTTTAGGTTTGGCTTTTTGTAAAGAACTGGCTAATTTTATGAACGGCGATATAACAGTAAAAAGTGAAGTAAACCACGGATCAGAATTTACGGTTACGCTGCCTTACGAAAACTAA